The Candidatus Neomarinimicrobiota bacterium genome contains the following window.
ATTCCTTCAACCTCTTCCCGGGCTTCGTTCACCAGATCGGGCTGGGCGGCCTTAAGAGCAATCGAGACGTTCCGCCAGCGACGACCGAACATCTTCAGCAGGGTCTCGGCCGGGACATAGACCATGTTGTCCGGATCATGTCCCATCGACTGCCCCTGCTCCTCCAGAACCCCGATCACCAGAAACCGCCGCCCGTTGATGGTTATACGCTTACCAAGAGGATCGCTGGTCGGGAACAGGTTCTCCCGCACTCCGTCGCCGATGACCGCCACTGCCTTCCGGCGTTGGGTATCTACGGTGGAGAGAAAACGACCGTCCACCACCTCGGTGCCGCTGATCACCGCCATGTCGGCATGCACACCCATCACCGCCACTCCCTCCAGGTTCTTATCGGCATATTTCAGTGTACCCCTCTGGCTGAGGCGGGGGCTGACGTGACTGACGTATTCCGACCGCTGCGCAATATACTCTACCGCATCCAGTCCGATGTTGCGCCGCTGGCGGGAACGGAGCCATTCCTCATGGCCCTGGAACCAGGCCCGCTTGTCCACGTACAGCACATCGGAACCCAGGCTGGAAATCTGCTCAGCGAAGGTAGCGTTGAGCCCCTCAAT
Protein-coding sequences here:
- a CDS encoding ABC transporter permease, coding for MIEILRVAGAALWAHKFRALLTTLGIAIGIFTVGVVMAIIEGLNATFAEQISSLGSDVLYVDKRAWFQGHEEWLRSRQRRNIGLDAVEYIAQRSEYVSHVSPRLSQRGTLKYADKNLEGVAVMGVHADMAVISGTEVVDGRFLSTVDTQRRKAVAVIGDGVRENLFPTSDPLGKRITINGRRFLVIGVLEEQGQSMGHDPDNMVYVPAETLLKMFGRRWRNVSIALKAAQPDLVNEAREEVEGIMRRYRKLRPDEENDFAINQQSTLQELYDNATRMLWMVAIGIGSIALIVGGVGVMNIMLVTVTERTMEIGIRKSLGARRSTIRWQFLVESMTVSALGVIVGFLLASGAAIIIERATPLMARIPPAWGGLGIGVVVVVGLVFGLWPATKAAKLDPIEALRFE